From the Prosthecobacter fusiformis genome, one window contains:
- a CDS encoding ABC transporter ATP-binding protein has translation MSSVDTILQVENLVTAFDTDAGRMTAVDGISFEVPRGKTLGIVGESGCGKSVTAFSITRLLPQPHGKILGGSIRFEGKDLINLPLDEMRNVRGNEISMIFQEPMTALNPVQTVGRQLGEAILLHDKCSKAEVLSRSLDMMKKVRIPAPETRLGEYPHQLSGGMRQRVMIAMALINKPKLLIADEPTTALDVTVQAQILALIADLQKEMGMSVVLITHDLGVIAEVCDEVAVMYAGRIVERANVFDLFANPRHAYTQGLLESIPRLDSRPKTLLKAIRGNVPGIADFQPGCRFAERSGREHRTEHLHTRPPFVEISPNHWVENCPICVA, from the coding sequence ATGAGCTCCGTGGACACCATTTTACAGGTCGAAAACCTTGTCACCGCATTCGACACGGATGCCGGGCGGATGACGGCGGTGGATGGCATCAGCTTTGAAGTGCCGCGCGGGAAAACTCTAGGGATTGTCGGCGAGTCTGGCTGTGGCAAAAGTGTGACCGCTTTTTCCATCACCCGACTGCTTCCCCAGCCTCATGGAAAGATCCTGGGCGGTAGCATCCGCTTTGAAGGAAAGGATCTCATCAACCTGCCTCTGGATGAAATGCGCAATGTGCGCGGCAACGAGATCAGCATGATTTTCCAGGAGCCGATGACCGCGCTGAACCCGGTGCAGACCGTGGGCCGCCAGTTGGGCGAGGCTATCCTCTTGCATGACAAATGCAGTAAGGCAGAGGTCCTTTCCCGTAGCTTGGACATGATGAAAAAGGTGCGCATACCCGCTCCTGAAACCCGTCTGGGTGAGTATCCTCACCAGCTTAGCGGCGGTATGCGCCAGCGTGTGATGATCGCCATGGCATTGATTAATAAACCGAAGTTGCTCATCGCGGATGAGCCGACGACGGCGCTGGATGTGACGGTGCAGGCCCAGATCCTGGCGCTCATTGCGGATCTGCAAAAGGAGATGGGCATGAGTGTCGTGCTTATCACCCATGACCTCGGCGTCATCGCGGAAGTATGCGATGAAGTGGCCGTGATGTATGCCGGACGTATCGTGGAAAGAGCGAATGTATTCGATCTGTTCGCGAATCCCCGTCATGCCTATACTCAGGGTCTGCTGGAGAGCATACCCCGCCTGGACAGCCGCCCCAAGACCCTTCTGAAAGCCATCCGTGGCAATGTCCCCGGTATCGCTGACTTCCAGCCTGGTTGCCGTTTCGCTGAACGTTCAGGCCGTGAACACCGGACGGAGCATCTGCATACTCGTCCTCCATTTGTTGAGATCTCGCCTAACCACTGGGTTGAAAACTGCCCCATCTGCGTCGCATGA
- a CDS encoding ABC transporter ATP-binding protein, whose protein sequence is MSLLTVKNLQQHFPVRGGVLRRSVASCKAVDGVSFSLAAGETLGLVGESGCGKTTLGKAIVRLLKPTAGTIEFEGRDITTASMGELRPARRHMQMIFQDPAESLNPRHTVRDILEEPFIVQKIGSKEERRQWVADLLDKVGLSAASADRFPFEFSGGQRQRIGIARAIALKPKLIVCDEPVSALDVSVQSQVLNLLLDLQRDMGLSYLFIAHGLSVVKHMSDRVAVMYLGKIVELAPAEELYHHPRHAYTKALLDAIPTPDPSKRHPCRLLQGDVPSPINPPAGCAFGHRMGHPRWQESVGMDLTLKEVSPGHFVQPCPCCS, encoded by the coding sequence ATGAGCCTTCTTACCGTCAAAAATCTCCAGCAGCATTTCCCCGTCCGTGGCGGAGTGCTCCGGCGTTCCGTAGCCTCCTGCAAAGCGGTGGATGGCGTCAGCTTTTCCCTGGCGGCTGGCGAGACGCTCGGGCTGGTGGGTGAATCCGGTTGTGGCAAAACCACTTTGGGCAAAGCTATCGTGCGTCTGCTGAAACCCACTGCCGGGACCATCGAATTTGAAGGCAGAGACATCACTACTGCAAGCATGGGAGAGCTGCGCCCTGCCCGCCGTCACATGCAGATGATCTTTCAAGATCCAGCGGAGTCCCTAAACCCTCGCCACACAGTGCGGGACATTCTGGAGGAACCCTTCATTGTTCAGAAGATCGGCAGCAAAGAGGAACGCCGCCAATGGGTGGCTGACCTTTTGGACAAGGTGGGCCTCAGTGCCGCCTCAGCAGACCGTTTTCCCTTCGAGTTCAGCGGTGGTCAGCGCCAGCGCATCGGCATTGCCCGGGCCATTGCTTTGAAGCCGAAGCTCATCGTCTGTGACGAGCCGGTGTCCGCCCTGGATGTCTCAGTTCAAAGTCAGGTACTTAACCTTTTGTTAGACCTGCAACGTGACATGGGCCTCAGTTACCTCTTCATCGCCCACGGCCTGAGTGTCGTGAAGCACATGAGTGACCGCGTGGCGGTGATGTATCTGGGCAAGATCGTCGAACTGGCCCCGGCCGAGGAGCTATACCATCATCCGCGTCATGCCTATACCAAGGCCCTGCTGGATGCCATCCCGACTCCTGATCCATCCAAGCGGCATCCTTGCCGCCTGCTCCAGGGAGATGTGCCTTCCCCCATCAATCCTCCCGCCGGTTGTGCCTTTGGCCATCGCATGGGCCATCCCCGCTGGCAGGAGAGCGTGGGCATGGACCTGACTCTCAAAGAAGTCTCTCCTGGCCACTTCGTTCAGCCTTGTCCCTGCTGCAGCTGA
- a CDS encoding transglycosylase domain-containing protein, with the protein MAIRRGHKRLLKLLLITLAAGAGVWFGLPWLLPLPQALNTPQTPSPRYLSKDGIPLRMLLTQKGDRVAQVLRFEEIPTRLIQATLAAEDKRFFDHGGVDLLAIGRAARDNLSSRRIVSGASTVHQQLVKVAAARTGKRTLKVKMIEALQARRLAMQWSKEQVITEYLNRISYGNLLTGCASAAQGYFYKPLADLTPAECALLAAIPQSPTRYNPFRQLTAIRPRQLRILGKMRELGWLSEEQLRVAQKEPLKLSRFHGGFEAPHAVEMLRPEPRETTVTTLDAGLQRQIETIITQRLAALKERHVTQAAAVVIENATGHVLALAGSRDFFATDGGQINGAWVPHSPGSAIKPFTYLLALERGATAASIVADLPIEYTTPTGTYRPENYAHKLYGPVTYRQALGNSLNISAVKVLSSIGGTDTLLKQLQDLGLTTLTEPAEHYGLGLTIGNAPVRLVELANAYACLARLGIDRPWSLIAQPENTPPKRRFDEASCYIIASILSDNQARQLTFGQYSPLRLPFPVAVKTGTSTAYRDNWCVGYTPEFTVAVWAGNFDNTPMQEVSGVTGAAPIWRDVFIELQSRFGVTWYMEPPGLIHARIDPRTGKRLTPQSPPARISREEIFVIKHLPPAASAEDYDTRGRALLRPEYATWVRSADNWMGDLVAIDDSAQERPWRISNPIPGTVVRLDPDLPQGGRRLLLETTPHREVAWECATLPIQMDGTTAYVELIPGRHELRAMLPTGQGQSTYIIVHPE; encoded by the coding sequence ATGGCCATTCGTCGCGGGCACAAACGTCTTCTCAAGCTGCTGCTGATCACCCTCGCAGCAGGTGCGGGCGTATGGTTTGGCCTCCCTTGGCTGCTGCCTTTGCCGCAGGCACTGAATACCCCTCAAACCCCATCCCCCCGATACCTCAGCAAGGATGGCATCCCCCTGCGGATGCTGCTGACCCAAAAAGGCGACCGCGTGGCCCAGGTGCTGCGCTTTGAGGAAATCCCCACACGGCTGATTCAGGCCACCCTAGCTGCTGAAGACAAACGTTTCTTTGACCATGGTGGTGTGGACCTGCTGGCCATTGGCCGTGCGGCCAGGGATAATCTGAGCAGCCGCCGCATTGTCTCCGGTGCCTCCACCGTCCATCAGCAACTGGTCAAAGTCGCCGCCGCACGTACAGGCAAACGCACCCTCAAGGTGAAAATGATCGAGGCCCTGCAAGCGAGGCGACTGGCGATGCAATGGAGCAAGGAACAGGTCATCACCGAATACCTCAACCGCATCAGTTATGGCAATCTCCTCACCGGCTGCGCCAGTGCAGCCCAGGGATACTTCTACAAACCACTGGCCGATCTAACCCCGGCTGAATGCGCCCTGCTCGCAGCCATCCCGCAATCCCCCACACGCTACAATCCGTTTCGCCAACTGACTGCCATCCGCCCTCGCCAGTTACGCATCCTGGGCAAGATGAGGGAACTCGGTTGGCTATCGGAGGAACAGCTTCGTGTTGCCCAAAAGGAACCTCTTAAACTGAGCCGCTTCCATGGTGGATTTGAGGCCCCTCATGCCGTGGAAATGCTGCGCCCGGAACCTCGCGAAACTACCGTCACCACCTTGGATGCAGGCCTGCAACGCCAGATCGAGACGATCATAACCCAGAGACTGGCTGCGCTAAAGGAACGGCATGTCACTCAAGCCGCCGCCGTGGTTATCGAAAATGCCACCGGCCATGTCCTGGCCCTCGCAGGTTCCCGCGACTTCTTTGCCACCGATGGCGGGCAGATCAATGGTGCTTGGGTGCCGCATTCGCCGGGCTCCGCCATCAAGCCCTTCACTTACCTGCTGGCCCTGGAGCGCGGAGCCACCGCCGCCAGCATCGTGGCCGATCTGCCCATCGAATACACCACCCCGACAGGCACCTACCGCCCGGAAAACTATGCACATAAGCTATACGGTCCCGTGACCTATCGTCAGGCATTGGGCAACAGCCTGAACATCTCCGCCGTGAAGGTGCTTAGCAGTATCGGAGGTACGGATACCTTGCTCAAGCAACTGCAGGACCTTGGCCTAACTACCCTCACAGAACCAGCGGAGCACTATGGCCTAGGCCTCACCATCGGCAATGCACCCGTCCGGCTGGTCGAGCTGGCCAATGCCTATGCCTGCCTGGCACGCCTCGGCATCGACCGCCCCTGGTCCCTTATAGCCCAGCCGGAGAATACCCCACCGAAGAGGCGCTTTGATGAAGCCTCCTGTTACATCATAGCCAGTATCCTTTCCGACAACCAAGCCCGCCAGCTTACCTTTGGCCAGTATTCCCCCCTGCGCCTGCCTTTCCCGGTGGCAGTGAAGACAGGCACCAGTACTGCATACCGGGACAACTGGTGCGTGGGGTATACCCCCGAATTCACCGTCGCTGTCTGGGCAGGTAACTTTGACAATACCCCCATGCAGGAAGTTTCCGGCGTCACCGGGGCCGCCCCCATCTGGCGGGATGTATTCATCGAGCTTCAAAGCCGCTTCGGCGTCACCTGGTATATGGAGCCGCCAGGACTCATCCATGCCCGTATAGATCCGCGCACCGGCAAACGCCTGACGCCCCAGTCACCACCCGCACGGATCAGCCGTGAGGAGATCTTCGTCATCAAGCATCTGCCACCTGCGGCCAGTGCGGAGGATTATGACACCCGAGGCCGGGCTCTGCTCAGACCTGAGTATGCCACCTGGGTCCGAAGTGCAGATAACTGGATGGGCGATCTGGTGGCTATCGACGACTCGGCGCAAGAGCGTCCCTGGCGTATCTCCAACCCCATTCCTGGTACTGTCGTCCGCTTGGATCCCGACCTGCCACAAGGGGGAAGACGCCTGTTATTAGAAACCACTCCGCACCGCGAAGTGGCCTGGGAATGCGCGACCTTGCCTATCCAAATGGATGGTACGACAGCCTATGTGGAACTGATACCCGGTCGCCATGAACTCCGGGCCATGCTCCCCACTGGGCAGGGACAAAGCACCTACATCATTGTGCATCCCGAATAA
- a CDS encoding alkaline phosphatase family protein, with protein sequence MLLRLLLLALGFTVPLAAADKNQHVVLISLDGFPAWMWKDPSLAIPNLRQLAAEGAQTEAMTVSNPSITWINHTTMVTGVNPRKHGVLFNGLLVRGEGNKPPKIEPWVHKNRLVHVPTLYDVAHEAGLTTAEVDWVAIKDAETINWSFSELPSADRPIEKEMITAGLLTEEQITWMNPGPQRKNMAWHDLTWTRAASHIIKTHKPNLMLYHTLNTDGTHHRYGPANMASYTALAYTDRLVGDLVQSVKDAGLTDMTTFIIATDHGFKKVSQFVYPNVVLKKAGYSKAFGNAITQCEVAAMTQGGLCFIYVLDPARKAELLPKLKELFTTTEGVDRVIDGNDGPSLGMPTPAENQGMGDLVLYAKAGYAFNNGAAGDAVTAPSVDYGGTHGYPNTDPELDGIFIASGKGIKKGIVLPRMANLDIAPTIASLLDITLPAPDGRVLEEILE encoded by the coding sequence ATGCTCCTCCGCCTTCTGCTTCTCGCCCTCGGTTTCACGGTCCCCCTCGCCGCAGCCGACAAAAACCAGCATGTCGTACTCATCAGCCTGGACGGATTCCCCGCATGGATGTGGAAGGACCCTTCCTTGGCGATCCCGAACCTCCGCCAGTTAGCCGCTGAGGGAGCGCAGACGGAGGCGATGACGGTCTCCAATCCGTCCATCACCTGGATCAACCACACCACGATGGTGACCGGGGTGAACCCAAGAAAACATGGCGTCCTTTTCAACGGCCTCCTGGTGCGCGGAGAGGGCAACAAACCACCGAAGATCGAACCCTGGGTGCACAAGAACCGCCTTGTTCACGTGCCAACTCTTTATGATGTCGCCCATGAGGCCGGGCTCACCACGGCAGAGGTGGACTGGGTGGCCATCAAGGATGCGGAAACGATCAACTGGAGCTTTTCCGAGTTGCCCAGCGCGGACCGACCTATTGAGAAGGAGATGATCACCGCCGGACTGCTGACGGAGGAGCAGATCACCTGGATGAACCCCGGACCGCAGCGCAAGAATATGGCCTGGCACGACCTCACCTGGACCCGTGCCGCCAGCCACATCATCAAGACGCACAAGCCTAACCTGATGTTGTACCACACCCTGAACACGGACGGCACTCATCACCGTTACGGCCCGGCCAACATGGCCAGCTACACAGCCCTGGCCTATACCGACCGGCTGGTCGGGGATCTTGTGCAATCAGTGAAGGACGCTGGGCTGACGGACATGACCACCTTCATCATCGCCACCGACCACGGCTTCAAAAAAGTGAGCCAGTTTGTCTATCCCAATGTGGTCCTGAAAAAGGCCGGTTACTCCAAAGCCTTTGGCAATGCCATCACCCAATGCGAGGTCGCTGCCATGACGCAGGGCGGCCTCTGTTTCATCTATGTGCTGGACCCGGCCCGCAAGGCGGAGCTGCTGCCCAAGCTAAAGGAACTATTCACCACCACCGAAGGGGTAGACCGAGTTATAGACGGCAATGACGGCCCTTCTCTGGGAATGCCGACACCCGCTGAAAACCAGGGCATGGGAGACTTGGTCCTGTATGCCAAAGCCGGGTATGCCTTTAACAACGGCGCGGCAGGTGATGCTGTCACCGCTCCAAGCGTGGACTACGGCGGCACCCACGGCTATCCCAACACCGATCCCGAACTGGACGGCATCTTCATCGCCTCCGGCAAAGGCATTAAAAAAGGCATCGTCCTTCCAAGAATGGCCAACCTAGACATCGCCCCCACCATCGCTAGCCTGCTGGATATTACCCTCCCAGCACCGGATGGACGAGTGCTGGAAGAAATCCTGGAGTAA
- the ilvC gene encoding ketol-acid reductoisomerase gives MPAKIYTEKDASLAPLKGKTCAVIGFGSQGHAHALNLKESGVNVIIGLYAGSKSRKVAEEKGFKVYDTAEAVKLGDVIFVAVPDTKIGGVYEKDIAPNLVKGKTLLFSHGFAIHYKTVVPPADVNVIMVAPKGPGHIVRRQYTEGKGVPGLIAIYQDPSKKSKQIALAWAHGVGCTRGGVLQTSFQEETETDLFGEQTVLCGGTSALVQAGFEVLVEAGYAPEMAYFECLHELKLIVDLMNESGIAGMRFSISETAKWGDVKVGPKIIDASVKKRMKAALKEIQNGKFAKEWIKETETGYKTFNQLLKDGEKHPIEKTGARLRSLMPWIKKRDFKGGQQASYE, from the coding sequence ATGCCCGCAAAAATCTACACTGAAAAAGACGCCAGCCTGGCGCCTCTCAAAGGCAAAACCTGCGCCGTGATCGGCTTTGGCTCGCAGGGCCATGCGCACGCCCTGAACCTCAAGGAAAGCGGCGTCAACGTCATCATCGGTCTGTATGCCGGCAGCAAAAGCCGCAAGGTCGCTGAAGAAAAAGGCTTCAAGGTCTATGACACAGCCGAAGCCGTCAAACTGGGCGACGTCATCTTCGTGGCCGTTCCCGACACCAAAATCGGCGGTGTGTATGAAAAGGACATCGCTCCAAACCTGGTCAAGGGTAAGACCCTCCTCTTCAGCCACGGCTTCGCCATCCATTACAAGACCGTCGTTCCTCCAGCAGACGTGAACGTCATCATGGTCGCCCCGAAAGGCCCAGGTCACATCGTCCGTCGTCAGTACACAGAAGGCAAAGGCGTCCCAGGACTCATCGCCATCTATCAGGACCCTTCCAAGAAGTCCAAGCAGATCGCCCTCGCCTGGGCACACGGCGTCGGTTGCACCCGTGGCGGCGTCCTTCAGACCAGCTTCCAGGAAGAAACAGAGACCGACCTCTTCGGTGAGCAGACCGTCCTTTGCGGCGGCACCAGCGCCCTGGTGCAGGCTGGTTTCGAAGTGCTGGTCGAGGCCGGCTACGCTCCTGAAATGGCCTACTTCGAGTGCCTCCATGAGCTCAAGCTCATCGTTGACCTCATGAACGAATCCGGCATCGCCGGCATGCGTTTCTCCATCTCCGAAACCGCCAAGTGGGGCGACGTCAAAGTCGGACCCAAGATCATCGACGCCAGCGTCAAGAAGCGCATGAAAGCCGCGCTGAAGGAGATCCAGAACGGCAAGTTCGCCAAAGAGTGGATCAAAGAAACCGAAACCGGTTACAAGACCTTCAACCAACTCCTCAAAGACGGCGAGAAGCACCCCATCGAGAAGACCGGCGCCCGCCTCCGCAGCCTCATGCCGTGGATCAAAAAGCGCGACTTCAAAGGCGGCCAGCAAGCCAGCTACGAGTGA
- a CDS encoding RrF2 family transcriptional regulator, which translates to MRLTKRGEYALRTMIRLGVAERNGEGVISVSSLAEQEHLPFKFLEAILFELRTAGYVESLRGKHGGARLARPMKSIKMGEIVRLIDGKLAPIGCASETEYEKCTCPDEEHCGLRMLMIDVRNAIANILDRYTLEHVVEVTLRKQEQCGTAKKKVAKKVVGARHADPADGFLAVLLDTPV; encoded by the coding sequence ATGAGACTGACCAAACGTGGCGAATACGCTCTGCGAACGATGATCCGGCTCGGCGTGGCTGAGCGGAATGGTGAGGGGGTCATTTCGGTTTCATCATTGGCGGAGCAGGAGCACCTGCCGTTTAAGTTTTTGGAGGCGATTTTATTTGAGCTGAGAACGGCGGGCTATGTGGAAAGCCTGCGCGGCAAGCATGGGGGAGCTCGGCTGGCCAGGCCGATGAAGAGCATCAAGATGGGTGAAATCGTGCGTTTGATCGATGGCAAGCTGGCACCCATCGGCTGTGCGAGTGAGACGGAATATGAGAAGTGCACCTGCCCTGATGAGGAGCACTGCGGCCTGCGGATGCTGATGATCGATGTGCGCAATGCCATCGCGAATATTCTGGACCGCTACACGCTGGAGCATGTGGTGGAGGTGACTCTGCGGAAGCAGGAGCAATGCGGGACGGCGAAAAAGAAGGTGGCCAAAAAAGTGGTCGGCGCGCGGCATGCCGACCCAGCGGATGGGTTCCTGGCTGTTCTTTTGGACACGCCGGTGTGA
- a CDS encoding YezD family protein produces MSQNTSEAEFESWLEIVRQKVGAMRFGSVQIIVHEGRVTQVESTEKTRLPSEVVPLNAKK; encoded by the coding sequence ATGAGCCAAAACACATCAGAAGCAGAATTCGAATCATGGCTGGAGATCGTTCGCCAGAAGGTCGGGGCCATGCGTTTCGGCTCGGTGCAGATCATCGTCCATGAGGGGCGTGTGACGCAGGTGGAGAGCACGGAAAAAACGCGGCTGCCGAGTGAGGTGGTGCCGCTGAATGCAAAGAAGTAG
- a CDS encoding M14 family zinc carboxypeptidase, whose protein sequence is MNTFSSIHLARSRHTPLRSEPSRLILESLPPEQGIYIPKIVSKPLKKGQGFKFGVFGGIHGDEEAGTLAIQELIQWAAEKPEELHDYELHFFPICNPTGRNLGIRYNQNGLDLNREFWSGSIEPEIIYLESELRREQYDGIIALHADDDSDGCYGFVRGALLSEHLLEPALKAASDELPRNVLPIIDGFLASQGIIKEGYNGILSAPPEQQVKPLEIVFETPALAPMYQQVNATVVAVKTILAEYRQLQAYAPNL, encoded by the coding sequence ATGAACACCTTTTCTAGCATTCATCTGGCGCGGAGTCGGCATACACCTTTGAGATCAGAGCCCTCCCGTCTTATTTTGGAAAGCCTGCCGCCGGAGCAGGGGATTTACATTCCGAAGATCGTCAGCAAGCCTTTGAAAAAGGGGCAGGGGTTTAAGTTCGGTGTCTTTGGCGGTATCCACGGTGACGAGGAGGCGGGGACGCTGGCCATCCAGGAGCTGATCCAATGGGCTGCGGAAAAGCCGGAGGAACTGCATGACTATGAACTGCACTTTTTCCCAATCTGCAATCCAACGGGGAGGAACCTGGGGATCCGATATAATCAGAACGGGCTGGATCTGAACCGGGAGTTTTGGTCGGGCTCCATTGAGCCGGAGATCATCTATCTGGAGAGTGAACTGCGCCGTGAGCAATACGATGGCATCATTGCCCTGCATGCGGATGATGACTCGGACGGTTGCTACGGATTCGTCCGCGGGGCGTTGCTGAGCGAGCATCTTTTGGAGCCTGCGCTAAAGGCGGCAAGTGATGAGCTGCCCCGGAATGTGCTGCCGATCATTGATGGCTTTCTGGCCTCCCAAGGCATCATCAAGGAAGGGTATAATGGCATTTTGAGTGCGCCGCCTGAGCAGCAGGTGAAGCCGCTGGAGATTGTCTTTGAAACGCCTGCCCTGGCACCGATGTACCAGCAGGTGAATGCGACGGTGGTGGCTGTGAAGACGATCCTGGCCGAATACCGCCAGCTCCAGGCTTATGCGCCTAACTTATAA
- a CDS encoding sulfite exporter TauE/SafE family protein produces MDETILTYIVIGFIAQIIDGALGMAYGVSASSLLLGVGVPPAVVSSTVHAAECFTTGASAISHRAFGNVNRKLFFGLLVPGVIGAFLGAYILTMIPGDVIKPYIAGYLLLMGVILIVKAFRAFPSREVATHLKPLAFFGAFVDAIGGGGWGPIVGSTLMARGSPFRETVGTVNTVEFFVTLSASLGFLIGIGLSHWNVILGLAAGGVVAAPLGAWVCKHVPQRPFLVVVGLVVIGLSVRTLIQSFA; encoded by the coding sequence GTGGACGAGACTATCCTTACTTATATTGTCATCGGTTTTATCGCGCAGATCATTGATGGCGCGCTGGGGATGGCCTATGGAGTCAGCGCTTCTAGCCTTTTGTTAGGCGTTGGGGTGCCGCCGGCGGTGGTGAGCAGTACGGTGCATGCGGCTGAATGTTTTACCACTGGGGCCTCGGCGATTTCGCATCGAGCCTTTGGGAATGTGAACAGGAAGCTGTTTTTCGGATTGCTGGTGCCCGGGGTGATCGGTGCTTTTCTGGGAGCCTACATCCTGACGATGATCCCAGGGGATGTGATCAAGCCTTATATCGCGGGTTATCTCCTGCTCATGGGGGTGATTTTGATTGTGAAAGCATTCCGTGCTTTTCCTTCCCGTGAGGTGGCGACGCATTTGAAGCCGCTAGCGTTTTTTGGTGCTTTCGTGGATGCCATCGGAGGCGGTGGCTGGGGGCCGATCGTGGGATCGACCTTGATGGCCCGTGGCAGCCCGTTTCGCGAGACGGTGGGCACGGTCAATACGGTGGAGTTTTTTGTGACTCTGTCCGCTTCATTGGGATTTCTCATCGGCATCGGGCTTAGCCACTGGAATGTGATTTTGGGGCTGGCGGCGGGTGGCGTTGTGGCGGCTCCCTTGGGAGCGTGGGTGTGCAAGCATGTGCCCCAGCGGCCCTTCCTGGTGGTAGTGGGGCTGGTGGTCATCGGGCTGAGTGTGCGCACGCTGATCCAGAGCTTTGCTTGA
- a CDS encoding CNNM domain-containing protein: MLILLILLSLTVLVISFLCSLTEAVLLSLNPLDLKLQEKKGIRSAGRWLVMKQSIERPISAILVFNTLANTGMATLAGAVFTGIYGPEWLWVFSILMCVLVLFGGEMAPKIIGVHHAAGLAPRLIGPLSFMLWVCHPLVLLMVKFCERLKRGTADGRSQSDQIMDIITLVQAAKAEQLLHNQEEIIMIHAATLSARRVKTAMVPKDAVNVFDVRRTLLENVEAAGPKLHRSYPVSLDGTRESIIGYVRVRELFVQNLAAPATADWTKLVRPALRIDGKASLTQLLALFLDKQEVAALVESPGGLIAGWITMDDVMKVLMGARI, translated from the coding sequence ATGCTCATACTTTTGATACTTCTGTCTCTCACCGTGCTGGTGATCTCATTCCTGTGCTCTCTCACAGAGGCGGTTTTACTGAGCCTGAATCCGCTGGATCTGAAGTTGCAGGAAAAGAAGGGAATCCGCAGTGCGGGCCGATGGCTGGTGATGAAGCAATCCATTGAGCGGCCTATTTCGGCCATCCTGGTCTTCAACACGCTGGCCAATACGGGGATGGCGACGCTGGCGGGGGCTGTTTTTACGGGAATTTATGGCCCGGAGTGGCTGTGGGTTTTTTCGATCCTGATGTGTGTGCTGGTTTTGTTTGGTGGGGAGATGGCTCCCAAAATCATCGGGGTACATCATGCGGCGGGGCTGGCTCCACGGCTGATTGGCCCGCTCAGTTTCATGCTGTGGGTCTGTCATCCGCTGGTGCTGCTGATGGTGAAATTTTGTGAAAGGCTGAAGCGCGGGACCGCTGATGGGCGCAGCCAAAGTGACCAGATCATGGACATCATCACGCTGGTGCAGGCGGCGAAGGCTGAGCAACTGCTGCATAACCAGGAGGAGATCATCATGATCCATGCGGCGACGCTGAGCGCGCGCCGTGTGAAGACTGCGATGGTGCCGAAGGATGCGGTGAATGTCTTTGATGTGCGCCGGACGCTTTTGGAAAACGTGGAGGCTGCGGGTCCGAAGCTGCACCGAAGCTATCCCGTGAGCCTGGACGGCACGCGTGAGAGCATCATCGGTTATGTGCGTGTGCGGGAGCTGTTTGTGCAAAATTTAGCAGCACCAGCCACGGCGGACTGGACGAAGCTGGTGCGTCCGGCCTTGCGGATCGATGGCAAGGCATCGCTGACGCAGCTGCTGGCATTATTTTTGGACAAACAAGAGGTGGCGGCATTGGTTGAATCCCCTGGGGGACTCATCGCAGGCTGGATCACCATGGATGATGTGATGAAGGTGCTGATGGGTGCGCGGATTTGA